The proteins below are encoded in one region of Methanofollis aquaemaris:
- a CDS encoding response regulator: MKPEVLVIDDDRPILEMMKIVLERIGYRPLLAASADEGLALVRSARPELLLLDVTMAPVDGWQVLDALAADPDLPATPVMLFTARPLESAEYERHQGSIVEVLEKPIAPLELKKVLDHFFAG; this comes from the coding sequence GTGAAACCTGAGGTCCTGGTGATCGACGATGACCGTCCCATCCTGGAGATGATGAAGATAGTCCTGGAACGGATCGGGTACCGGCCTCTTCTCGCCGCTTCGGCAGATGAAGGTCTGGCCCTCGTCAGGTCGGCCCGTCCTGAACTCCTCCTCCTCGATGTGACGATGGCCCCGGTCGACGGCTGGCAGGTGCTCGATGCCCTGGCCGCAGACCCGGACCTCCCGGCGACCCCGGTGATGCTCTTCACCGCGCGTCCCCTGGAATCGGCCGAGTACGAACGGCATCAGGGTTCAATCGTCGAGGTGCTCGAGAAACCGATCGCACCGCTGGAGTTGAAAAAGGTGCTGGACCATTTTTTTGCAGGTTGA